A window of Burkholderiales bacterium genomic DNA:
CTCGCCGTGGGACTCCACCTCTTCCTCCTTGAGCACCTGCACGCCCTGCAGCTCCCACAGCGCGTGGGGCATGCCCACCTGGGGGAAGGCCAGGTTATTCCAGCCGAGGGCGCGGGAGTCGTCCCGGTAGAAGGTGCGAAGATAGGTGTACAGCCAGTCCGGTCCCCGCGAGCGGGCGATGACTGTGAGGTCGGGAGGGGCGGCGCCGAACCATTGTTTGGCATCGTCCACGTTCATGGCCACGGTCATGGTGGAGCCCACCTTGGCGCCGGTGAAGATCAGGTATTTCTCGATCTCCTCTTGGGACAGGCCCAGGTCAGTGAGCCGGTTGTAGCGCATGTAAGCGGCACTGTGGCAGTTCAGGCAGTAGTTCACGAAAAGCCGCGCGCCCCGCTGCAGGGACAGCCCGTCCTCCAGATCGATGGGCGCCTTGTCCAGCTTAACTTCGGCGCCGGCACTCCAGGCCGCCGCCGGCGCGAGCAGCAAGGCCAACAAGGCGCTTATGAAAAAGTTGTTGATCTTCATCACCCCGTCA
This region includes:
- the petC gene encoding cytochrome c1, with product MKINNFFISALLALLLAPAAAWSAGAEVKLDKAPIDLEDGLSLQRGARLFVNYCLNCHSAAYMRYNRLTDLGLSQEEIEKYLIFTGAKVGSTMTVAMNVDDAKQWFGAAPPDLTVIARSRGPDWLYTYLRTFYRDDSRALGWNNLAFPQVGMPHALWELQGVQVLKEEEVESHGEKRVVKRLVLAEPGKLSKTEYDAAVADLVNYLVYMGEPARLKRIQIGIVVLLFLAVLFVLTYLLKKEFWKDVH